From Daphnia pulicaria isolate SC F1-1A chromosome 4, SC_F0-13Bv2, whole genome shotgun sequence, one genomic window encodes:
- the LOC124336872 gene encoding inactive phospholipase C-like protein 1 isoform X3 has translation MESTLSVDKSRPAVQQQQQPKQPKQVELAESEDVSHNSLVNESGSYERHGSSSSGQQLGAQLPPLEPGLPSLGYQVKATKSVLFDTRSTTHAHNKKVQSVADCWRWMVRGSNLVKVRPNGRTYNRFFSLDEDLSCIRWLPTSKKASKATVPISSIREVRSVHTSEVLGQGTSSVPTSGAGAAAAAAAASATSSASSVSGVGVGCGASSLDWTFSVIHGDDFSSLDLIASSAEEATIWVTGLNALLGTHLSPNALGETDVLRERWLREAFERAVSDTSASINEIDNTDETSSNALLNLDQDAAMALLKEINADLAASRIRQKMAEFDSMKSPADRGRINSDEFVTMFQEMATRPEIYFLLIRFANRDYFTADDFLHFLECEQAMTDVTLEKCCQLIQLYEPSSEARADNQLLLDGMTRFLLSEEGDIFHPLQMHVHQDMTFPMCHYFISSSHNTYLLEDQLRGPSSVEGYARALQSGCRCIKIDVWDGPETPIVYHGNTLTTKIAFSDVVSVIAQFAFEASKYPLFVHLENHCSILQQKTAARIITELFGSALLRASDKPLTSTCPEDLVGKIIIFGKKFGSDQMEDGGEVTDEDEGAETNRTRAGRVGQASRRLRICRELSDLIALNRGSSIKLPSSRDKKILQQCGYSLSESAASRLHASSPGMWTEMVQRSLLRVFPNGSRVDSSNFSPLEFWNAGVPMVALNFQTPGLMMDLYDGKFRQNGGCGYVLKPAMMRQPGFSVPSSLRESAPISPPQLLRIRIISGQQLPRPRGSAAKATIVDPYVLIQIYGIPIDCAERKTRTIPDEGDCPIFEESLEFYIHHPEMALIRFIVLDDEFIGDDFIGQYTIPFPCIRPGYRHVRLLSNLGEALENTTLFVHVAVSEKWAGEQLLPKNRSKHGKKQAVIRMTGLRQLDEHFKSSIGAMVESSRARSNVAQALFELRSECGLPITSNVKQCLRVLLQRLANCPEVVSCQLSSENVFPVLKIETNSGGGVSSGGNGLGNLPTPLYRTLVAFEKSILECHFLRDKSPAILRELEEVLQALSQFPDHLDTLIEQAGLKGKQSARVYDVHGWNLSLITTHVELLRQCQRDCGFILDQIRSANISLDGLIRHNSERCSQHLQVVLSSSSGFGTGDESGGGPLSSTSSPARSNGNAAHLQLSRCTTSPMQANSEDVQKLSEPKLKGILKKSSSAQDITAPTDGYVPCPPKEYPEEED, from the exons aTGGAATCGACGCTGTCGGTAGATAAAAGCCGGCCAgccgtgcagcagcagcaacagcccaAACAGCCGAAACAAGTCGAATTAGCCGAATCTGAAGACGTCAGTCATAACAGCCTCGTCAACGAGTCCGGCAGTTATGAGCGTCATGGCTCTTCATCATCTGGGCAACAGCTGGGCGCCCAGCTTCCTCCTCTCGAGCCCGGGCTACCAAGTCTCGGCTACCAAGTCAAAGCCACCAAATCGGTTCTCTTTGACACCCGTTCCACGACTCACGCTCACAACAAAAAAGTCCAATCAG TGGCCGACTGTTGGCGCTGGATGGTGCGCGGAAGCAATCTCGTCAAAGTTCGACCCAACGGTCGTACTTACAATCGCTTCTTTTCACTCGACGAGGACCTCTCTTGCATCCGCTGGCTCCCCACCAGCAAGAAAGCATCAAAAGCAACCG tTCCGATTTCGAGCATCCGTGAAGTGCGCTCCGTTCACACGTCGGAAGTTCTAGGACAAGGGACATCATCGGTGCCGACGTCGGGCGCAggtgccgccgccgctgccgccgccgcttcgGCCACTTCGTCGGCTTCTTCCGTTTCGGGTGTCGGCGTTGGTTGCGGCGCTTCGTCGCTCGACTGGACCTTCTCCGTCATCCACGGCGACGATTTCTCCTCTCTGGATCTCATTGCGTCTTCAGCTGAAGAGGCCACCATCTGGGTCACCGGCCTCAATGCCCTCCTAGGCACCCACTTAT CGCCGAATGCGCTGGGCGAAACGGATGTGCTGCGAGAGCGCTGGCTGCGAGAGGCTTTCGAGAGAGCCGTTTCGGATACTTCGGCCTCTATCAATGAGATCGACAATACCGACGAGACATCTTCCAACGCCTTACTCAACCTAGACCAAGATGCTGCCATGGCTCTCCTGAAAGAGATCAACGCCGACTTGGCTGCCAGCCGAATACGTCAGAAAATGGcg GAGTTTGACTCGATGAAATCTCCAGCCGATCGCGGGCGGATCAATAGCGACGAGTTTGTTACCATGTTCCAAGAGATGGCCACCCGGCCGGAAATCTATTTCCTTCTCATACGCTTCGCCAATCGTGATTATTTCACAGCCGACGACTTTCTCCACTTTCTCGAGTGTGAACAAgcg ATGACGGACGTGACGTTGGAAAAATGCTGCCAATTGATCCAGCTCTACGAGCCGTCGTCGGAAGCCAGAGCAGACAATCAACTATTGCTCGACG GAATGACGCGCTTTCTACTGTCGGAAGAGGGTGACATTTTTCATCCGCTGCAGATGCACGTCCACCAGGACATGACTTTCCCCATGTGCCATTACTTCATTTCATCGTCGCATAATACCTATCTGTTGGAGGACCAACTGAGAGGACCTTCGTCGGTGGAAGGCTACGCTCGCGCTCTCCAGAGCGGATGCCGCTGCATCAAAA TCGACGTGTGGGACGGTCCCGAAACGCCCATTGTCTACCATGGTAACACATTGACTACCAAAATCGCCTTCTCCGATGTAGTGTCTGTCATCGCCCAATTCGCCTTCGAAGCCTCCAA GTATCCACTTTTCGTCCACTTGGAGAACCACTGTTCAATATTGCAACAGAAAACTGCCGCCCGAATCATAACCGAACTCTTTGGATCAGCCCTTCTGAGAGCCTCCGACAAGCCTCTGACTTCGACCTGTCCGGAAGACCTCGTTGGCAAAATCATCATTTTC GGCAAGAAATTCGGGAGCGATCAGATGGAAGACGGCGGAGAAGTGACGGACGAGGACGAAGGGGCCGAAACGAACCGGACCCGAGCCGGGCGGGTTGGGCAAGCCTCGCGTCGGCTGCGGATTTGTCGCGAGCTATCTGATCTGATTGCCTTGAATCGCGGCAGCAGCATTAAATTACCCAGCAGTCGcgacaaaa AAATATTGCAGCAGTGCGGCTATTCGCTGAGTGAAAGTGCAGCGTCTCGATTGCACGCCAGCAGTCCCGGGATGTGGACGGAAATGGTCCAGCGCTCATTGCTGCGCGTCTTCCCCAACGGCAGCCGAGTCGATTCCAGCAATTTTAGTCCACTAGAATTCTGGAATGCCGGAGTGCCGATGG TTGCGCTCAACTTCCAAACTCCCGGTCTGATGATGGATTTATACGATGGCAAGTTCCGCCAGAACGGCGGATGCGGATACGTTCTCAAGCCTGCCATGATGCGCCAGCCCGGCTTTAGCGTTCCGTCAAGCCTTAGAGAAAGTGCGCCCATTTCACCGCCTCAGCTTCTGCGAATCCGG ATTATTAGTGGCCAGCAACTGCCCAGGCCAAGAGGTTCGGCTGCCAAGGCGACTATTGTCGATCCTTATGTACTTATTCAAATCTATGGCATTCCAATCGACTGTGCCG AGAGAAAGACGCGGACGATTCCTGACGAAGGGGATTGTCCCATCTTCGAAGAAAGTCTCGAGTTTTATATTCACCATCCGGAAATGGCGCTCATCCGTTTCATTGTTCTGGATGACGAGTTTATCGGCGACGACTTTATCGGCCAGTAcaccattccattcccttgcATTCGGCCCg GGTACCGACATGTTCGATTATTATCCAACTTGGGCGAGGCGCTGGAAAACACGACGCTCTTCGTTCACGTTGCAGTCAGCGAGAAATGGGCGGGAGAG CAGTTATTACCCAAGAATCGGAGCAAACACGGCAAGAAACAAGCAGTGATTCGAATGACCGGCTTAAGGCAGCTCGACGAACATTTCAAG AGTTCAATCGGAGCCATGGTGGAATCGTCGAGGGCTCGCAGCAACGTTGCCCAGGCGTTATTCGAGCTCCGCTCCGAATGCGGTCTTCCCATTACGTCCAACGTCAAGCAATGTCTGCGCGTTCTGCTCCAGCGCTTAGCCAATTGCCCGGAAGTCGTCAGCTGTCAACTCAGCTCAGAGAATGTG TTTCCCGTTTTGAAAATTGAGACCAATAGCGGAGGCGGCGTGAGCAGCGGCGGCAACGGATTGGGCAACTTACCAACACCTCTCTATCGTACGCTGGTGGCCTTTGAGAAATCGATACTGGAATGCCACTTTTTGAGGGACAAGAGCCCTGCCATCTTACGTGAGTTGGAAGAAGTCCTGCAGGCCCTGTCACAATTTCCCGACCATCTCGACACCCTGATCGAACAGGCCGGATTAAAAGGAAAGCAATCGGCTCGAGTCTACGACGTCCACGGATGGAACCTGAGCCTCATCACCACTCACGTGGAATTACTCCGTCAGTGCCAAAGGGATTGCGGATTCATCCTCGAtcag ATCCGGAGCGCCAACATTTCGCTGGATGGACTGATCCGACACAATTCTGAGCGATGCTCCCAGCATCTTCAGGTGGtgttgtcgtcgtcatccGGATTCGGGACGGGCGATGAATCGGGAGGCGGTCCGCTATCTTCGACGTCATCACCGGCCCGCTCCAACGGCAACGCTGCCCACTTGCAGCTCTCCAGATGCACCACGTCACCGATGCAGGCGAATAGTGAAGACGTTCAGAAGCTGTCCGAGCCCAAGTTGAAGGGAATCCTGAAAAAATCCAGCTCGGCTCAAGACATTACAGCCCCGACGGATGG CTACGTACCGTGCCCGCCAAAGGAGTATCCAGAAGAGGAGGACTGA
- the LOC124336872 gene encoding inactive phospholipase C-like protein 1 isoform X1 yields MESTLSVDKSRPAVQQQQQPKQPKQVELAESEDVSHNSLVNESGSYERHGSSSSGQQLGAQLPPLEPGLPSLGYQVKATKSVLFDTRSTTHAHNKKVQSVADCWRWMVRGSNLVKVRPNGRTYNRFFSLDEDLSCIRWLPTSKKASKATVPISSIREVRSVHTSEVLGQGTSSVPTSGAGAAAAAAAASATSSASSVSGVGVGCGASSLDWTFSVIHGDDFSSLDLIASSAEEATIWVTGLNALLGTHLSPNALGETDVLRERWLREAFERAVSDTSASINEIDNTDETSSNALLNLDQDAAMALLKEINADLAASRIRQKMAEFDSMKSPADRGRINSDEFVTMFQEMATRPEIYFLLIRFANRDYFTADDFLHFLECEQAMTDVTLEKCCQLIQLYEPSSEARADNQLLLDGMTRFLLSEEGDIFHPLQMHVHQDMTFPMCHYFISSSHNTYLLEDQLRGPSSVEGYARALQSGCRCIKIDVWDGPETPIVYHGNTLTTKIAFSDVVSVIAQFAFEASKYPLFVHLENHCSILQQKTAARIITELFGSALLRASDKPLTSTCPEDLVGKIIIFGKKFGSDQMEDGGEVTDEDEGAETNRTRAGRVGQASRRLRICRELSDLIALNRGSSIKLPSSRDKKILQQCGYSLSESAASRLHASSPGMWTEMVQRSLLRVFPNGSRVDSSNFSPLEFWNAGVPMVALNFQTPGLMMDLYDGKFRQNGGCGYVLKPAMMRQPGFSVPSSLRESAPISPPQLLRIRIISGQQLPRPRGSAAKATIVDPYVLIQIYGIPIDCAERKTRTIPDEGDCPIFEESLEFYIHHPEMALIRFIVLDDEFIGDDFIGQYTIPFPCIRPGYRHVRLLSNLGEALENTTLFVHVAVSEKWAGEQLLPKNRSKHGKKQAVIRMTGLRQLDEHFKSSIGAMVESSRARSNVAQALFELRSECGLPITSNVKQCLRVLLQRLANCPEVVSCQLSSENVFPVLKIETNSGGGVSSGGNGLGNLPTPLYRTLVAFEKSILECHFLRDKSPAILRELEEVLQALSQFPDHLDTLIEQAGLKGKQSARVYDVHGWNLSLITTHVELLRQCQRDCGFILDQIRSANISLDGLIRHNSERCSQHLQVVLSSSSGFGTGDESGGGPLSSTSSPARSNGNAAHLQLSRCTTSPMQANSEDVQKLSEPKLKGILKKSSSAQDITAPTDGYVITSNHAGSAAAATAGHSPHNLYNSSPSPNGSSCTVAPLASMASSISSSSSDDGAATSAS; encoded by the exons aTGGAATCGACGCTGTCGGTAGATAAAAGCCGGCCAgccgtgcagcagcagcaacagcccaAACAGCCGAAACAAGTCGAATTAGCCGAATCTGAAGACGTCAGTCATAACAGCCTCGTCAACGAGTCCGGCAGTTATGAGCGTCATGGCTCTTCATCATCTGGGCAACAGCTGGGCGCCCAGCTTCCTCCTCTCGAGCCCGGGCTACCAAGTCTCGGCTACCAAGTCAAAGCCACCAAATCGGTTCTCTTTGACACCCGTTCCACGACTCACGCTCACAACAAAAAAGTCCAATCAG TGGCCGACTGTTGGCGCTGGATGGTGCGCGGAAGCAATCTCGTCAAAGTTCGACCCAACGGTCGTACTTACAATCGCTTCTTTTCACTCGACGAGGACCTCTCTTGCATCCGCTGGCTCCCCACCAGCAAGAAAGCATCAAAAGCAACCG tTCCGATTTCGAGCATCCGTGAAGTGCGCTCCGTTCACACGTCGGAAGTTCTAGGACAAGGGACATCATCGGTGCCGACGTCGGGCGCAggtgccgccgccgctgccgccgccgcttcgGCCACTTCGTCGGCTTCTTCCGTTTCGGGTGTCGGCGTTGGTTGCGGCGCTTCGTCGCTCGACTGGACCTTCTCCGTCATCCACGGCGACGATTTCTCCTCTCTGGATCTCATTGCGTCTTCAGCTGAAGAGGCCACCATCTGGGTCACCGGCCTCAATGCCCTCCTAGGCACCCACTTAT CGCCGAATGCGCTGGGCGAAACGGATGTGCTGCGAGAGCGCTGGCTGCGAGAGGCTTTCGAGAGAGCCGTTTCGGATACTTCGGCCTCTATCAATGAGATCGACAATACCGACGAGACATCTTCCAACGCCTTACTCAACCTAGACCAAGATGCTGCCATGGCTCTCCTGAAAGAGATCAACGCCGACTTGGCTGCCAGCCGAATACGTCAGAAAATGGcg GAGTTTGACTCGATGAAATCTCCAGCCGATCGCGGGCGGATCAATAGCGACGAGTTTGTTACCATGTTCCAAGAGATGGCCACCCGGCCGGAAATCTATTTCCTTCTCATACGCTTCGCCAATCGTGATTATTTCACAGCCGACGACTTTCTCCACTTTCTCGAGTGTGAACAAgcg ATGACGGACGTGACGTTGGAAAAATGCTGCCAATTGATCCAGCTCTACGAGCCGTCGTCGGAAGCCAGAGCAGACAATCAACTATTGCTCGACG GAATGACGCGCTTTCTACTGTCGGAAGAGGGTGACATTTTTCATCCGCTGCAGATGCACGTCCACCAGGACATGACTTTCCCCATGTGCCATTACTTCATTTCATCGTCGCATAATACCTATCTGTTGGAGGACCAACTGAGAGGACCTTCGTCGGTGGAAGGCTACGCTCGCGCTCTCCAGAGCGGATGCCGCTGCATCAAAA TCGACGTGTGGGACGGTCCCGAAACGCCCATTGTCTACCATGGTAACACATTGACTACCAAAATCGCCTTCTCCGATGTAGTGTCTGTCATCGCCCAATTCGCCTTCGAAGCCTCCAA GTATCCACTTTTCGTCCACTTGGAGAACCACTGTTCAATATTGCAACAGAAAACTGCCGCCCGAATCATAACCGAACTCTTTGGATCAGCCCTTCTGAGAGCCTCCGACAAGCCTCTGACTTCGACCTGTCCGGAAGACCTCGTTGGCAAAATCATCATTTTC GGCAAGAAATTCGGGAGCGATCAGATGGAAGACGGCGGAGAAGTGACGGACGAGGACGAAGGGGCCGAAACGAACCGGACCCGAGCCGGGCGGGTTGGGCAAGCCTCGCGTCGGCTGCGGATTTGTCGCGAGCTATCTGATCTGATTGCCTTGAATCGCGGCAGCAGCATTAAATTACCCAGCAGTCGcgacaaaa AAATATTGCAGCAGTGCGGCTATTCGCTGAGTGAAAGTGCAGCGTCTCGATTGCACGCCAGCAGTCCCGGGATGTGGACGGAAATGGTCCAGCGCTCATTGCTGCGCGTCTTCCCCAACGGCAGCCGAGTCGATTCCAGCAATTTTAGTCCACTAGAATTCTGGAATGCCGGAGTGCCGATGG TTGCGCTCAACTTCCAAACTCCCGGTCTGATGATGGATTTATACGATGGCAAGTTCCGCCAGAACGGCGGATGCGGATACGTTCTCAAGCCTGCCATGATGCGCCAGCCCGGCTTTAGCGTTCCGTCAAGCCTTAGAGAAAGTGCGCCCATTTCACCGCCTCAGCTTCTGCGAATCCGG ATTATTAGTGGCCAGCAACTGCCCAGGCCAAGAGGTTCGGCTGCCAAGGCGACTATTGTCGATCCTTATGTACTTATTCAAATCTATGGCATTCCAATCGACTGTGCCG AGAGAAAGACGCGGACGATTCCTGACGAAGGGGATTGTCCCATCTTCGAAGAAAGTCTCGAGTTTTATATTCACCATCCGGAAATGGCGCTCATCCGTTTCATTGTTCTGGATGACGAGTTTATCGGCGACGACTTTATCGGCCAGTAcaccattccattcccttgcATTCGGCCCg GGTACCGACATGTTCGATTATTATCCAACTTGGGCGAGGCGCTGGAAAACACGACGCTCTTCGTTCACGTTGCAGTCAGCGAGAAATGGGCGGGAGAG CAGTTATTACCCAAGAATCGGAGCAAACACGGCAAGAAACAAGCAGTGATTCGAATGACCGGCTTAAGGCAGCTCGACGAACATTTCAAG AGTTCAATCGGAGCCATGGTGGAATCGTCGAGGGCTCGCAGCAACGTTGCCCAGGCGTTATTCGAGCTCCGCTCCGAATGCGGTCTTCCCATTACGTCCAACGTCAAGCAATGTCTGCGCGTTCTGCTCCAGCGCTTAGCCAATTGCCCGGAAGTCGTCAGCTGTCAACTCAGCTCAGAGAATGTG TTTCCCGTTTTGAAAATTGAGACCAATAGCGGAGGCGGCGTGAGCAGCGGCGGCAACGGATTGGGCAACTTACCAACACCTCTCTATCGTACGCTGGTGGCCTTTGAGAAATCGATACTGGAATGCCACTTTTTGAGGGACAAGAGCCCTGCCATCTTACGTGAGTTGGAAGAAGTCCTGCAGGCCCTGTCACAATTTCCCGACCATCTCGACACCCTGATCGAACAGGCCGGATTAAAAGGAAAGCAATCGGCTCGAGTCTACGACGTCCACGGATGGAACCTGAGCCTCATCACCACTCACGTGGAATTACTCCGTCAGTGCCAAAGGGATTGCGGATTCATCCTCGAtcag ATCCGGAGCGCCAACATTTCGCTGGATGGACTGATCCGACACAATTCTGAGCGATGCTCCCAGCATCTTCAGGTGGtgttgtcgtcgtcatccGGATTCGGGACGGGCGATGAATCGGGAGGCGGTCCGCTATCTTCGACGTCATCACCGGCCCGCTCCAACGGCAACGCTGCCCACTTGCAGCTCTCCAGATGCACCACGTCACCGATGCAGGCGAATAGTGAAGACGTTCAGAAGCTGTCCGAGCCCAAGTTGAAGGGAATCCTGAAAAAATCCAGCTCGGCTCAAGACATTACAGCCCCGACGGATGGGTACGTAATAACATCTAATCACGCTGGCTCAGCAGCCGCCGCAACAGCAGGCCATAGCCCCCACAACCTGTACAACAGCAGTCCCAGTCCAAATGGTAGCAGCTGTACCGTAGCGCCGCTTGCATCCATGGCCAGCAGCAttagcagtagcagcagcgatGACGGTGCAGCCACATCGGCTTCTTAG